AAGCGCGCCCATAATCCCGGCGCTAGCTAGGAAAATTAAGGCATAGTATAGGCGAACGCGGGGTAGGTTGGTATCGCTACAGAGAATGGCAATCCAAGTTAGCAAAGCGCCCAGAACCACTAAGGGCATGGATAGACCATCGACGGCCAAACTGTAGCTTAGTCCTACCAGTTCCACCCACCAGTAATGTTCGCTAAATTGCAGTTCGGGGCTGGTGATGTCGAAGCCAGCCAACAACCACAGCGACCAACCAAGTAAGGCGATCGCAACGACTTGGGAAATGTTTCTGACCGTGGCAGCGTTGACCGATTTCGGCAAAACCGCGATCGCGATCGCCGCCACCAGAGGAATGGCAATCAGGGCACTTAGCATAGTCGAAAAATTCCTTACAATCCTTCCTCACTTATGAAGAAATCACAATGGAAGCGTTGGACAGCAGCGACCAAGACACCATTAGACCAAGCAAAGCAACGCCAACGACAATGGTGAAGGCATAAAATTGGGTTTGCCCGGAAACGTTGTACCGCAAGCTCTGACCGCTAAATATGGTTGCCAAGCCTACTAGATTTACCAAACCATCCACAACATAGCGATCGATCCAGGAAATAAGTTGCGAGACAATTCCCACAATGGAAACAATGGTGAAGCGGTACAGTTTGGCAGTGTACAAATCCTGAGCCAGCAATTCTTGCAAAAATTGCGGTTGCAAGCGTACGGGTTTTTTCCAGTTGGGGTTGAGATAAATCAAACCGCCCAATTGCATGCCCATATATGTGGTGAGCAACAACAAAGCGATCGCTGGTTTGTTCAGGTCTTCCCAGGAGGGCAGCAAATTCCACTGCAACAGGAATAAAGGCAAATGCAGGGCAAATCCCATTTGAATTGTTGTGGGCAGAACCATTGCCCACAGAACCTCCGGAGAGCGTTTGGTCATTTCCTGGGGCTGACCGGCAAACATCAGACCAAATACCCGGGTCATACCGAAAGCGGTCAAACCGTTCACCAGCAACACCACACCCACCAACAGGGGTTGGCTTTGCCACAGATTGCTAGCCATTTGCAACAGTGCCCAGAAACCGCCCAAGGGAGGAACCGCCACCAGAGAGGCAGTACCGACAAGAAAGCTCAGTCCCACAATCGGACGGCGCGACCACAAACCGCCGTATTGGGTGAGGTCTTGGGTAATATTGTTGGCAAGAATACAACCAACACAGGCGACCAACAAAGCCATGGCCATGCCATAGGTCAGCAGTAGAATATAGGCAACGTTGATTTCCCCGGTCCCTACGGCGATAAAAATCAAGCCCATGTAAGCGCTGGTGGTGTAGGAGAGGGTTCGCTTAACGTCAATTTGGGCAATGGCAATCAAAGAAGTGCCAATGGCAGTAGCCGCGCCAATCGCGATCGCTGCTGACGTTCCCACCGAAGAGAGGGAAATTACTGGTTCTACTTGAATCAGCACCCACGCTCCGGTGGCTACGACAATCGTATTGCGCAGAATTGTAGCCGGAATTGGACCTTCCATAGCTTCGTCCAGCCACAAATGCAAGGGAAATTGGGCGCATTTGCCCACCGGACCGGCAAGCAAAGCCAAACTCAGCAACGTAGCGGTGGTGGGAGACAAATCGGCGTTTTCTGCCCAAACTGCCAACTCGCCGAAATCCCAGGTCCCCGCTAGGGGTAAGATGGCAACAACACCCATGAGCAAAATCAAGTCGCCCACCCGCTTGGTCAGGAACGCATCCCGCGCTCCGGTGACCACCAGGGATTGGTTGAACCAAAATCCAATCAGTAGATAGGTGCCTAAAGTGAGAATTTCCAAAACAACGTAGCTGAAGAAGAGGGAGTTGCAAAGCACTAGGGTACTAATGCCAGCTTCAAATAAAGCCAGCAAAGCATAAAATCGCGCCCATCCCCAGTCCATTTCCATATAGCCAATGGCAAAGACTTGGGCGATGAGGTTCAGACCGGCGATGACAATGAGGGCAGCGACGGTCATGACGGAAACCTTTACAGAAAAGTCAATTTGCAATCCCGCCGCATCCAGCCAGTTGACAGAGAAAAAATAAGGAGGGCGATTGAGAGTTGCTGGTAACGCCAGCACGCTGTGTACCAAGGCAACAAACGTGGTGATAATGTTAATGTATCCGGCGGGTCTTGGACCGGTACGCCGAATAATACCAGGAGACCACGGCAGTCCCAAAACTGCCCCCAACAGGGCATACAATGGCACAAGCCAGATGGTCTGACTGCACAGTTCTGCCATAGAGATTCCTCAATAGTGACGTTGCTTCGGACGGTTGGCGCAAAAATGAAAAGTTTTATTGCGTTTCTTAAAGGATTCGTCCCTAGCTTACCGGGTTTTTCTTAAAAAGGTAAAGATAAGAAACGCTATTTTTTCTAATCCTTAGTATAAAGCTGTTTAATGCAAAAAGAGGCGATCGCATCCAGAAAGCGTTATTGGTGGTTGTTGTTGCCTCTACGATCTAGTAGGGATGGGTTGAAAAACTTAATAAAAATTAACAAAAATGGGTAGGTTCCGACGTAGCATCTGAAAAACAATAAATAATTTTTGGGAATTTCTCGATTTCCCTGGTAGGGGCGCAACGCGTTGTCCTCCTACCAAAATCTTCCAATTATTTCTGGCAGATTTTTACGGAAATGGTAGGAAAAACCTGCAAAAAATAAGAAGTAGGGGCACTTCACAAAATACCCCTACTCGCGTCGGATTGATGGTTACACTCAAACAAATTATCGAGGCAACCCATCAGCTAGTCCCATGGCATACTCAATCAAGACCTTTTTGACAGGCAGGAAACGATCGATGCCGACCAATCCCAAATCCCGCATCCACTGTAACGGTAACCAGTCATTGGAAAAAACACGATTGGCCAGGTCAGTAGCTGTTAATACGGTTTCGTTGTCCGGCTGGCGCTGTTGCTGGTAGCGTTGCAGTAAGTCGCGATCGCCCAAGTCTTTCCCTTGAATGTGTGCTTCTATCAGCAAAGACGATAAAGCTGCCACATCGCGCATACCCATATTAAATCCTTGTCCGCCTACAGGATGGGTTGCATGAGCAGCATCGCCAATTAAAGTCAGGCGCTGGGCGGCATACTGGCGTACGTGCTGGCGGCGGGGAACGTAGCAAGAGCGGGGGGTAATCGATCGCAATTGACCCATTTCCTTAGGCAGGCGCGGCTGCATGGCTTCCATAAAAGCTCGGTCGTCGAGAGACATCAAGCGATCGCGCTCTTCCTTTTTCGCCGTCCACACCACACAGCTGCGAGATAAATCCGGTGCCTCTGGCGATGGGGTCATGGGCAAAACAGCAAAAGGACCGCTGCGGTGAAAGCGTTCGTATCCGGTTTGGCTGTGAGAAAATTCGGTGGTAACGTTGCTAACAATCAGCACTTGGTCGTATTCTACCGAATTCATGGGTAAGTTGGCCCACTGGCGTACCCAGGATTGTCTGCCGTCAGCGCCCACAAGTAATTGAGCGGTTAGGGGCTGTTCTTTGCCGTCCCAATCTAAAAGCACTTCCACGCGATCGCGATGGGTGGCCATGGACTTAATTTTAGCCGGGCAGAACGTGTGTACATCCGTTTGTTGGGCTAAAACTTGCTCCAAAGCATTGCTGGTCACCCAATTTTCCACTACATATCCCAGAGCCTCTACTTGAATCTCTTCCCGGCGTAAGGTGGCTACCAAAGGAAATTGTTCGTCGGAGATTTGTACTTGTTCGATGGGAGAAACCCCCAGCGATCGCATGACTTTCCAAGCACCAATGCGGTCCAAAATCTGTACCGATCCCAGGGCAAGAGCGCTGGCTCTGCCGTCATCACCATTAACTCTTTCTTGGCGGGTTTTGGCTTCAATAATTCCCACTCTCAGAGACGTTT
The Geitlerinema sp. PCC 9228 DNA segment above includes these coding regions:
- a CDS encoding UbiH/UbiF/VisC/COQ6 family ubiquinone biosynthesis hydroxylase, producing MNQKNGHQELEYDVLIVGAGMVGSSLAAALGQTSLRVGIIEAKTRQERVNGDDGRASALALGSVQILDRIGAWKVMRSLGVSPIEQVQISDEQFPLVATLRREEIQVEALGYVVENWVTSNALEQVLAQQTDVHTFCPAKIKSMATHRDRVEVLLDWDGKEQPLTAQLLVGADGRQSWVRQWANLPMNSVEYDQVLIVSNVTTEFSHSQTGYERFHRSGPFAVLPMTPSPEAPDLSRSCVVWTAKKEERDRLMSLDDRAFMEAMQPRLPKEMGQLRSITPRSCYVPRRQHVRQYAAQRLTLIGDAAHATHPVGGQGFNMGMRDVAALSSLLIEAHIQGKDLGDRDLLQRYQQQRQPDNETVLTATDLANRVFSNDWLPLQWMRDLGLVGIDRFLPVKKVLIEYAMGLADGLPR
- a CDS encoding NAD(P)H-quinone oxidoreductase subunit F, whose amino-acid sequence is MAELCSQTIWLVPLYALLGAVLGLPWSPGIIRRTGPRPAGYINIITTFVALVHSVLALPATLNRPPYFFSVNWLDAAGLQIDFSVKVSVMTVAALIVIAGLNLIAQVFAIGYMEMDWGWARFYALLALFEAGISTLVLCNSLFFSYVVLEILTLGTYLLIGFWFNQSLVVTGARDAFLTKRVGDLILLMGVVAILPLAGTWDFGELAVWAENADLSPTTATLLSLALLAGPVGKCAQFPLHLWLDEAMEGPIPATILRNTIVVATGAWVLIQVEPVISLSSVGTSAAIAIGAATAIGTSLIAIAQIDVKRTLSYTTSAYMGLIFIAVGTGEINVAYILLLTYGMAMALLVACVGCILANNITQDLTQYGGLWSRRPIVGLSFLVGTASLVAVPPLGGFWALLQMASNLWQSQPLLVGVVLLVNGLTAFGMTRVFGLMFAGQPQEMTKRSPEVLWAMVLPTTIQMGFALHLPLFLLQWNLLPSWEDLNKPAIALLLLTTYMGMQLGGLIYLNPNWKKPVRLQPQFLQELLAQDLYTAKLYRFTIVSIVGIVSQLISWIDRYVVDGLVNLVGLATIFSGQSLRYNVSGQTQFYAFTIVVGVALLGLMVSWSLLSNASIVISS